Proteins encoded by one window of Lathyrus oleraceus cultivar Zhongwan6 chromosome 1, CAAS_Psat_ZW6_1.0, whole genome shotgun sequence:
- the LOC127101672 gene encoding uncharacterized protein LOC127101672, translated as MSQYQTTSASKTTKSTHMFSAPSIDIHDDEILDVVPLSIIPCKALDLNHPMDASTSACPNKGHSVKGVSTPLYKTYPSPEVEQHSEKNDESSRSEKDMAAEGLCSLGKTVSRKGKSVASKIANASHSEKHDDANNVIDLEDDMSDDQEDSLLHHLKPSVAKRMKTRKGRFVAELMSARKTKKTADVFDISPVKKTTVRKSPGKVVAVHLDNISFHLEDRAAKWKFVIQRRVVVERELGKDVVEANEVMDLIKAAGLLQTVAGFSQCYEGLVKEFIVNILEDIVDKNNKEFCKVFVRASKFGTIAELKETCKELGKGIRVATTRKQSLEALIAS; from the exons ATGTCACAATATCAAACTACTTCTGCTTCAAAAACTACTAAGTCTACTCACATGTTTAGCGCTCCTTCCATTGACATTCATGATGATGAGATTTTGGATGTGGTTCCTCTATCAATTATTCCCTGCAAAGCCCTTGATTtaaaccatcccatggatgccTCAACTTCTGCATGCCCCAATAAAG gacattctgtGAAGGGAGTCTCTACTCCCCTGTATAAAACGTACCCCTCTCCCGAGGTTGAACAACATAGTGAGAAGAATGACGAATCCTCCCGTTCTGAGAAGGACATGgctgctgaaggtttgtgctccCTAGGGAAAACTGTGTCTCGTAAAGGAAAATCAGTGGCATCTAAAATTGCCAATGCTTCCCACTCTGAGAAGCATGATGATGCAAACAatgtgattgacctagaggatgataTGTCTGATGATCAAGAGGATAGTTTACTTCATCACCTAAAGCCAAGTGTGGCTAAACGTATGAAGACTCGAAAAGGAAGATTTGTGGCCGAACTTATGTCAGCTAGAAAAACTAAGAAGACTGCTG atgtctTTGACATCTCCCCTGTGAAGAAAACCACTGTGAGGAAGTCCCCTGGTAAAGTTGTTGCTGTGCATTTGGAtaatatctctttccatcttgaggATAGAGCtgccaagtggaaatttgtgattcaaagaaGGGTGGTTGTGGAAAGGGAGTTAGGAAAGGATGTTGTTGAAGCCAATgaggtcatggacctgataaAGGCTGCTGGGTTGTTGCAGACTGTGGCTGGGTTCTCTCAGTGCTATGAGGGTTTagttaaggaattcattgtcaacatTCTCGAGGATATTGTTGATAAGAACAACAAGGAATTTTGCAAAGTGTTTGTGAGAG cctcaaaaTTTGGAACTATTGCTGAGTTGAAGGAGACTTGTAAAGAGCTGGGTaaagggataagggtagcaacaacTAGGAAACAATCGTTGGAAGCATTGATTGCAAGCTGA